The following coding sequences are from one Phormidium ambiguum IAM M-71 window:
- a CDS encoding phage late control D family protein, whose product MYSLSDAELLNLKVQVLLKGARLPIKAEVDLQAISVHQDLDAPGMFAMEFLNWDPTKGKVTWVDDNLFDIATQVEIQIGYQNNLITLIGGEITGLEPEFQLDIMAPLLVVRGHDLRHRLLRGRKTRSFTKMKDSEIASQIATEQGLQPQVKDTQVKLDYVLQANQTDLEFLQERARRIGYEVVVENKILYFHPPQNDTQKVLTLTREDDLIEFRPRLSAMGQVSNVEVHSWNFKDKKAFTGKAAAGSENSTMKGSTSGPQKVNQAFGKSTHIIVSEPASNQTEADRMAMGQFNDMALTYITGEGICLGFPELQPGRVIEITGIGNRFSGLYYVTSATHFYHKDRGYVTNFTVRRNAA is encoded by the coding sequence ATGTATAGCCTTAGCGATGCCGAATTACTAAATCTTAAAGTTCAAGTCTTACTAAAAGGCGCTCGTCTACCGATAAAAGCAGAAGTAGATTTACAAGCAATCTCAGTACATCAAGACTTGGATGCACCGGGAATGTTTGCGATGGAATTTCTGAACTGGGACCCTACTAAAGGCAAAGTTACCTGGGTAGATGACAACTTATTTGATATAGCCACTCAGGTAGAAATTCAAATAGGCTACCAAAATAATTTAATCACTTTAATTGGAGGAGAAATTACAGGATTAGAGCCAGAATTTCAATTAGATATAATGGCTCCCCTTCTGGTTGTACGGGGTCATGACTTGCGCCATCGACTTTTAAGAGGTCGCAAAACTCGATCTTTTACAAAAATGAAAGATAGCGAAATTGCCAGTCAAATTGCTACAGAACAAGGCTTACAACCCCAAGTTAAAGACACTCAAGTAAAATTGGATTACGTTCTGCAAGCAAATCAAACCGATCTAGAATTTTTGCAAGAAAGAGCAAGGCGGATTGGGTACGAAGTAGTTGTAGAAAACAAAATTTTATATTTTCATCCTCCCCAAAATGATACTCAGAAAGTACTAACATTAACACGGGAAGATGACCTGATTGAATTTCGTCCTCGCTTAAGCGCTATGGGTCAAGTTAGTAACGTAGAGGTGCATAGCTGGAATTTTAAAGATAAAAAAGCATTTACTGGTAAAGCTGCTGCTGGTAGTGAAAATTCAACCATGAAAGGTTCCACAAGTGGCCCACAAAAAGTTAACCAAGCTTTCGGTAAATCGACTCATATTATTGTCAGCGAACCTGCATCTAATCAAACAGAAGCCGATCGCATGGCAATGGGACAATTTAATGATATGGCACTAACTTATATTACTGGTGAAGGCATTTGTTTGGGATTTCCTGAATTGCAGCCAGGAAGAGTCATTGAAATTACGGGAATAGGCAATCGGTTTAGCGGGCTTTATTACGTTACTTCAGCAACTCATTTCTACCACAAAGACCGAGGATATGTTACTAATTTTACGGTGAGGAGGAATGCTGCATGA
- a CDS encoding phage tail sheath family protein, giving the protein MLIPGVYKEDIFPASAPQLITGVPVFLGFAEKGLINTAQRFTLWPEFTAAFGQPLEDSYLYHAVEGFFGNGGTPCYVIRLQKDGISLKEALLQALKQLESIDEIDLICAPDIVGENLAKEQVQEMQGAILDHCDRMGDRFAILDSPSFTAGRQISAMQQYRQNLRSPNGALYFPWIKIENGSYIPPCGHIAGVYARCDAGVGVHQAPANQVLEGVLDLQIDLSEAEFATLYPENQVGGVNCLRAFRGRGIRIWGTRTLSDEPAWGYLNIRRLFLTVGRWIDRNLADVAFEPNDYKLWVRIERELTTYFLSLFQQGALKGNAPQEAFYVKCDAETNPPELRDIGKVVTEIGLAPAIPNEFIIVRLIHGTTGVVLTQST; this is encoded by the coding sequence ATGCTCATCCCCGGCGTTTACAAAGAGGATATCTTCCCGGCATCTGCCCCACAACTGATTACAGGTGTACCTGTATTCTTGGGATTTGCAGAAAAAGGGTTAATTAATACAGCCCAGCGATTCACTCTTTGGCCTGAGTTTACCGCAGCTTTCGGTCAGCCCTTAGAAGATAGCTACCTGTATCATGCTGTAGAAGGTTTCTTCGGAAATGGCGGGACTCCGTGCTATGTGATTCGTCTCCAAAAAGACGGGATTTCCCTAAAAGAGGCATTATTACAAGCACTGAAACAATTGGAGTCGATCGACGAAATAGACTTAATCTGTGCGCCAGATATTGTGGGGGAGAACCTAGCAAAAGAACAGGTGCAGGAAATGCAGGGGGCAATTCTGGATCACTGCGATCGCATGGGCGATCGGTTTGCCATTCTAGATTCTCCCAGCTTCACGGCGGGACGGCAGATCTCGGCAATGCAGCAATATCGGCAAAATTTGCGGAGTCCCAACGGTGCTTTGTACTTCCCTTGGATCAAGATTGAGAACGGTTCTTACATTCCTCCGTGCGGTCATATTGCTGGTGTTTATGCCCGTTGCGACGCTGGAGTTGGTGTCCACCAAGCACCAGCTAACCAAGTTCTCGAAGGCGTACTGGACTTGCAAATTGACTTATCTGAAGCAGAATTTGCCACACTTTATCCTGAAAACCAAGTGGGAGGAGTTAACTGCCTACGTGCTTTCAGAGGAAGAGGCATCCGCATCTGGGGAACTCGTACTTTGAGCGACGAGCCTGCTTGGGGTTATCTTAATATCCGGCGCTTATTTTTAACAGTTGGTCGCTGGATCGATCGCAATCTTGCTGATGTTGCTTTCGAGCCAAACGATTATAAATTGTGGGTTCGCATCGAACGCGAATTAACGACTTACTTTTTATCTTTATTCCAACAAGGAGCACTGAAAGGAAACGCACCCCAAGAAGCCTTTTACGTCAAATGCGACGCAGAAACTAACCCACCAGAACTACGCGACATCGGAAAAGTAGTAACAGAAATTGGCTTGGCACCTGCCATCCCGAATGAATTTATCATCGTTCGTCTAATTCATGGCACGACAGGGGTTGTCTTAACCCAATCTACTTAA
- a CDS encoding phage tail protein yields the protein MPDVKAPHKPDPYFSHSFYVEWNGIIHAGFVECNGLSSHQHAIVYREGTDPNNVRKIPGMINNNNITLKRGTTNNDELWQWRSKIAKGEIERREVSIVLMDEMGREKIRWNLTNCWPVTWSISHFDAMNNDISVEYIELAHEGVTVDKWS from the coding sequence ATGCCCGACGTTAAAGCCCCGCACAAACCAGATCCGTATTTTTCACATAGTTTTTATGTGGAATGGAACGGCATCATTCACGCAGGTTTCGTCGAATGTAATGGTCTGAGTTCTCATCAACATGCAATTGTATATCGGGAAGGAACCGATCCGAATAACGTCCGTAAAATACCCGGAATGATTAACAATAACAACATCACTCTCAAACGAGGCACTACCAACAATGATGAACTCTGGCAATGGCGATCCAAAATAGCAAAGGGAGAAATTGAACGCCGGGAAGTGTCGATCGTCTTGATGGATGAAATGGGAAGAGAAAAAATTCGCTGGAATCTCACAAACTGTTGGCCTGTAACCTGGAGTATTTCACATTTTGATGCCATGAATAATGACATATCAGTGGAATATATAGAACTCGCCCACGAAGGAGTAACTGTCGATAAGTGGTCGTAA
- a CDS encoding phage tail protein, translating into MLLRLVASEEKLANKLGWNAALGGGTNLLGVRSDPYLTYNFLVEIGGLVTGGFTEVSGLESEIELESYAEGGVNGYTHYFPKRTRYSNLILSHGITDVDTLWLWYKAAATGKVQLKNGTIILLNQQRLPVMWWNFKNAYPVKWSGPQFNANNSSEVAIERVELVHQGIDKPFFSLGLRGTYV; encoded by the coding sequence ATGCTTCTTAGGCTAGTAGCAAGTGAGGAAAAATTGGCAAACAAATTAGGTTGGAATGCGGCGTTGGGTGGAGGAACTAATCTCTTAGGTGTCCGTTCCGATCCCTATCTAACCTACAATTTTTTAGTAGAAATTGGCGGGTTAGTAACGGGAGGATTTACTGAAGTTAGTGGATTAGAAAGCGAGATTGAGTTGGAATCTTATGCGGAAGGGGGCGTGAATGGATACACCCATTATTTCCCAAAAAGAACAAGATATTCTAACCTGATTTTGAGTCACGGAATTACTGATGTAGATACGCTTTGGCTTTGGTATAAAGCAGCGGCTACTGGCAAAGTTCAGCTTAAGAATGGCACGATTATTTTGCTAAACCAACAGCGGCTACCTGTAATGTGGTGGAATTTTAAAAATGCTTATCCCGTTAAATGGTCTGGCCCTCAATTTAATGCAAATAATAGCTCTGAAGTAGCAATTGAAAGAGTGGAATTGGTTCATCAAGGAATTGATAAACCTTTCTTTAGTTTAGGTTTGCGCGGAACGTATGTCTGA
- a CDS encoding LysM peptidoglycan-binding domain-containing protein: protein MALEKLKIAIEENYPSFGRPMDVLFNPQQIQLSRAGGSIMEGQLVGGDQPATLAIELFFDTTLGKFGPEDVQKYTKPIYNLTRKKGKLDRPPLCRLNWGKGYAWFLQGYLKQVTKTLTQFLEDGTPVRAKLNCTFEEWIPLEYQKKNQNPIDDPIRVVKRGETLSSIAAQEYNDPSLWRLIAEVNKIDNPRAIVPGQVLTVPPMRINSTF, encoded by the coding sequence ATGGCGTTAGAGAAATTAAAAATTGCGATCGAAGAGAACTACCCCTCCTTTGGTAGACCAATGGATGTTTTATTTAACCCTCAGCAAATACAACTTTCTAGAGCCGGGGGTAGCATCATGGAAGGTCAATTAGTCGGAGGAGATCAACCTGCTACCTTAGCCATTGAATTATTTTTTGACACCACTTTAGGTAAATTCGGCCCCGAAGACGTACAAAAATACACCAAACCTATCTACAACCTCACCCGTAAAAAAGGGAAATTAGACAGACCACCCTTATGCCGTCTGAATTGGGGAAAAGGTTATGCTTGGTTTTTGCAAGGTTATTTAAAACAAGTTACCAAAACTCTTACCCAGTTTTTAGAAGATGGAACACCAGTCCGTGCCAAACTAAATTGCACCTTTGAAGAATGGATTCCATTAGAGTACCAAAAGAAAAATCAGAACCCAATCGACGACCCAATTCGCGTTGTTAAGCGCGGTGAAACTCTTAGTAGCATTGCTGCCCAAGAATATAACGACCCATCCCTTTGGCGGTTAATTGCCGAAGTCAACAAAATTGATAACCCGCGTGCGATCGTTCCCGGTCAAGTTTTGACTGTTCCGCCGATGCGAATTAATAGCACGTTTTAA